A genome region from Aurantiacibacter sp. MUD61 includes the following:
- a CDS encoding sulfatase family protein — MILFALVALQSCAPAPVSHLTPNAGAGPIQPNIILITAEDLSPRFGFMGDDVAVTPNVDALAQESVVFTRAFTTAGVCAPARSALITGAYQTSIGTQHMRTSMYDRVEGGIAYEAVPPAEVKAFPELLRAAGYYTVNDQKTDYQFGNPFTVWDQSRDRADWNARATGQPFFAMINHEVTHEGRTWPPDTDPDIHPNVANRARLNAQIDAQKDFPLTDPATVRIPDYWPDTPVVRQNLARFYDNIRLMDEQVGALLDQLEAEGRFQDSIIIFTTDHGDGLPRHKRTIFDSGTRVPLIVRFPDGYGAGTRRHDLVNFVDLAPTILSLAGVSVPEWMDGRNIFADPSPDAIFMAGDRFDEVPQRFRGIREERFHYIRYFGDAPVIPSLEYQNINPIMREMRRLHAAGGLTPLQASYLDAPAPRAYLFDTLTDPDEVNNLAGNPRYAEVEARLAAELGQWIEVSGDMGRIPERQMVEAMWPGGEQPETAAVTACRNSDGRIELSSPTPGASIGWGGESGESMLYSSPLTVQDTFVSRAIRYGYAPSEPVIIRPETLADC; from the coding sequence ATGATCCTTTTTGCGCTGGTTGCACTTCAATCCTGCGCACCCGCCCCGGTTTCACACCTTACTCCCAATGCCGGGGCGGGACCAATTCAGCCGAACATCATCCTTATCACGGCAGAGGATCTCAGCCCGCGCTTTGGCTTCATGGGTGACGATGTTGCGGTGACACCCAATGTCGATGCGCTCGCGCAGGAAAGTGTGGTGTTCACCCGTGCTTTCACAACCGCGGGCGTCTGCGCACCGGCCCGCTCTGCGCTGATAACGGGGGCGTACCAGACGAGCATCGGCACGCAGCACATGCGCACCAGCATGTACGACAGAGTGGAAGGCGGCATTGCCTATGAAGCTGTGCCACCTGCCGAGGTGAAAGCCTTCCCGGAATTGCTGCGCGCGGCGGGCTATTACACCGTCAACGACCAGAAAACCGATTACCAGTTCGGCAATCCCTTCACCGTCTGGGACCAAAGCCGCGATCGCGCCGACTGGAACGCGCGCGCAACCGGCCAACCCTTCTTCGCGATGATCAATCATGAAGTGACGCATGAAGGGCGCACCTGGCCGCCAGATACCGACCCCGATATCCATCCCAACGTAGCCAATCGTGCGCGCCTCAACGCGCAGATCGACGCGCAAAAGGATTTCCCGCTCACCGATCCGGCAACGGTCCGCATTCCGGACTACTGGCCCGATACGCCGGTCGTGCGCCAGAACCTCGCACGATTCTATGACAATATCCGGCTTATGGATGAACAGGTCGGCGCGCTGCTCGATCAACTCGAGGCCGAGGGGCGATTTCAGGACAGCATCATCATCTTCACCACCGATCACGGAGACGGCTTGCCGCGGCACAAGCGCACGATCTTCGACAGTGGCACCCGCGTGCCGCTGATCGTGCGTTTCCCCGATGGCTATGGCGCTGGCACGCGTCGTCACGACCTGGTCAACTTCGTCGATCTGGCGCCGACGATTCTTTCGCTGGCGGGAGTCTCTGTGCCCGAATGGATGGATGGCCGGAATATCTTTGCCGATCCCTCACCCGATGCGATTTTCATGGCGGGTGATCGGTTCGACGAAGTGCCCCAGCGGTTTCGCGGTATTCGTGAAGAGCGGTTCCATTACATTCGCTATTTCGGTGATGCACCGGTTATTCCCTCGCTTGAATATCAGAACATCAATCCGATCATGCGCGAGATGCGGCGGCTCCATGCAGCGGGCGGACTGACACCGCTGCAGGCCTCCTACCTCGATGCTCCGGCACCGCGAGCATATTTGTTCGATACGCTGACCGATCCTGACGAGGTGAACAATCTGGCAGGTAATCCGCGCTACGCTGAAGTCGAAGCACGGCTGGCGGCTGAGCTGGGCCAGTGGATCGAGGTCAGCGGCGATATGGGCCGGATCCCCGAACGCCAGATGGTAGAAGCGATGTGGCCCGGCGGCGAGCAACCTGAAACGGCTGCGGTCACCGCGTGCCGTAATTCGGATGGTCGCATTGAATTGTCATCGCCCACGCCCGGCGCATCGATTGGCTGGGGCGGGGAAAGCGGTGAGAGCATGCTCTATTCATCGCCATTGACTGTTCAGGATACATTCGTCAGCCGCGCGATCCGTTATGGTTATGCACCAAGCGAACCGGTGATTATCCGGCCTGAGACGCTGGCAGATTGCTGA
- a CDS encoding MFS transporter, with translation MSTTRLTLAGRVTLFSLFFAWGIVAVLVRMTVPHFRETFDLGYRDALLIQSAFFITYLLFARISGSVVARIGLRSAVVLGITLMAVGSLWLAVATLLQTFAALLPAVFVMATGITFLQVAANPLAAIEGGLKTTQGNLTFAQGFNSLGTVAAPLLAAAAFLGTAAEPLTPVRWLFGAICLALILLAFLARSLLAHGPQHVPVDSPPASVSRLAPFERNRLIAGVAALFLYVGAEVSISTTLVNLLEADGMIAATRTSSALLTSVFWLGMLVGRFASVPLLDRLDRRVVLGFSGVACAILCIVAAFAGGTIAAVAILASGLFAGLQFPTIFAIASADLEPASRARAAGWLCTGIVGGGIVPLVYGGVADRVSIEMALVVPFACFLVIALFAWRFGKEQVSNLPASQAG, from the coding sequence ATGAGCACGACGCGGCTGACCTTGGCAGGGCGGGTCACGCTATTCTCACTGTTCTTCGCCTGGGGCATAGTCGCCGTGCTGGTCCGCATGACGGTCCCGCATTTTCGCGAGACATTCGACCTTGGCTATCGCGACGCGCTGCTGATCCAGTCGGCCTTCTTCATCACCTATCTGCTCTTCGCGCGCATCAGCGGCTCGGTCGTGGCGAGGATTGGCCTACGCTCTGCAGTCGTGCTGGGAATAACGCTCATGGCAGTGGGCTCGCTTTGGCTGGCCGTTGCCACCCTTTTGCAGACCTTTGCGGCACTCTTGCCTGCTGTTTTCGTAATGGCGACCGGCATCACTTTCCTGCAAGTCGCGGCCAATCCGCTCGCCGCCATTGAAGGGGGTTTGAAGACCACACAAGGCAATCTGACCTTCGCCCAGGGCTTCAATTCTCTGGGCACTGTCGCCGCCCCATTGCTGGCTGCGGCAGCCTTTCTAGGCACAGCTGCCGAGCCGCTGACCCCGGTCCGTTGGCTATTCGGCGCAATATGCCTTGCGTTGATCTTGCTGGCATTCCTCGCACGGTCGCTGCTGGCTCACGGCCCGCAGCATGTCCCCGTAGACTCTCCTCCTGCGTCAGTCAGCCGGCTTGCCCCGTTTGAGCGCAATCGACTTATCGCAGGTGTAGCGGCGCTGTTTCTCTATGTCGGCGCGGAAGTGTCGATCTCGACGACGCTCGTCAATCTGCTGGAAGCGGACGGCATGATCGCGGCCACCCGCACCTCCAGCGCATTGCTCACTTCCGTTTTCTGGCTCGGTATGCTGGTCGGGCGATTTGCGTCAGTGCCTTTGCTGGACCGGTTGGACAGGCGCGTCGTGCTTGGATTTTCCGGTGTCGCCTGTGCGATATTGTGCATTGTCGCCGCATTTGCTGGGGGCACAATTGCTGCGGTAGCCATTCTGGCGAGCGGGCTGTTTGCCGGCCTTCAGTTCCCGACGATCTTCGCGATCGCCAGCGCTGACCTGGAGCCTGCATCACGCGCCCGAGCTGCTGGCTGGCTGTGCACCGGCATTGTCGGGGGCGGAATCGTGCCGCTTGTTTATGGCGGGGTCGCCGACCGGGTGTCGATAGAAATGGCGCTGGTCGTGCCTTTCGCCTGCTTTCTGGTCATTGCGCTATTCGCCTGGCGTTTCGGCAAGGAGCAGGTCAGCAATCTGCCAGCGTCTCAGGCCGGATAA
- a CDS encoding LacI family DNA-binding transcriptional regulator, whose amino-acid sequence MAGNDPAGGSNGTLTGMMKRSTITDVAKHAGVSIKTVSRVVRKEPNVSEGTRKVVEEAVAELNYRPTISARSTVSARSFLLGLVFDNPNPSYTFELLLGAQEAARSNGYHLIFEPLDRSEKQPGPALAELIIQGNLEGVIVPPPLCDDPGVLEALSEINRPFARIAPSEKPSLGFSVSMDDYGAAKAITNHLIDHGHTRIGFIRGRKGTATTRRRLSGYNDALSEAGLPFDQELSCQGDFQLRSGVECGNALLDLEKPPTAIFASNDDMAAGVMIAAHSRGLRVPEDLSIAGFDDSQTARAMWPPLTTIAQPVREMAAAAANAIIEHQRSGEGGEIESVELPFELIIRQSTGPAKPAE is encoded by the coding sequence ATGGCAGGAAACGACCCAGCGGGCGGCTCAAACGGAACGCTTACCGGCATGATGAAGCGATCGACCATTACGGACGTCGCCAAGCATGCGGGCGTTTCCATCAAGACGGTCAGCCGGGTCGTGCGCAAGGAACCCAACGTCAGCGAAGGCACGCGCAAAGTGGTCGAGGAAGCTGTCGCAGAGCTCAACTATCGCCCGACAATTTCTGCGCGTTCAACCGTCAGCGCGCGCAGCTTCCTGCTCGGCTTGGTATTCGACAACCCTAACCCCAGCTACACGTTCGAGTTGTTGCTCGGCGCGCAGGAAGCGGCGCGGTCGAATGGCTATCACCTGATTTTTGAGCCGCTGGACCGGAGCGAGAAGCAGCCGGGTCCAGCGCTGGCCGAGCTGATTATCCAGGGTAATCTGGAAGGCGTTATCGTCCCGCCGCCGCTGTGCGACGACCCCGGCGTTCTGGAAGCGCTTTCGGAAATAAACCGCCCTTTCGCCCGGATCGCTCCAAGCGAAAAGCCATCGTTGGGCTTCAGCGTTTCGATGGATGATTACGGGGCGGCCAAGGCGATCACCAATCACTTGATCGATCATGGCCACACAAGGATTGGCTTTATTCGCGGTCGAAAGGGAACCGCCACCACGCGAAGGAGGCTCTCGGGATATAACGATGCGCTTTCCGAAGCGGGCCTGCCCTTCGATCAGGAGCTGAGCTGCCAGGGCGACTTCCAGCTGCGCAGCGGTGTCGAATGCGGAAATGCACTGCTCGATCTCGAGAAGCCGCCAACCGCCATTTTCGCATCGAACGATGACATGGCCGCCGGTGTGATGATAGCCGCCCACAGCCGCGGGCTCAGAGTGCCGGAAGACCTCTCCATCGCCGGCTTCGATGACAGCCAAACCGCGCGGGCCATGTGGCCCCCGCTGACGACGATCGCGCAACCTGTCCGCGAAATGGCGGCCGCGGCTGCCAATGCCATAATCGAGCATCAGCGAAGCGGGGAAGGCGGCGAGATCGAAAGCGTCGAGCTTCCCTTCGAACTGATCATCCGGCAATCGACGGGCCCGGCCAAACCTGCCGAATGA
- a CDS encoding glycoside hydrolase family 3 protein: MDKFSTVALGALTIALAGCAGQPGVEAGVQQAGSYQSAIQGDLLPATEVELGLSDWPVVGSAVPADMNEATEARIDAILARMTVEEKVGQILQPEITNITPEEVREYNIGSVLNGGNGRPNRDPYAPASAWLDLADAYWEASTDTSDGGVGVPIIWGIDSVHGNNSFFGGTIFPHNIGLGAANDPDLMVEIGRVTAVETAAIGTDWTFAPALSIPRDDRWGRSYEGYSEEPVIAGELGASYTLGLQGDPQGDFFPAGSIIATAKHMVADGGTENGRDQGDAVVSEDELREIHWEPYVPTLEAGAQTIMASYSKWNGVRMHGHGPLLTEMLKEHAGFDGFVVGDFNGHALIPGCTNGDCPEALLAGVDMYMIPADWRELYDSLVAQVHDGTIPMARLDDAVRRILRVKERAGLFDAPRPSERPFAGAENIGTPEHLEVARRAARQSMVLLKDDEEILPFSASSNVLVTGAGADSVPMLVGGWSMNWQGTGLTNDDFPGSASVFDGLSAALAPHGGEATLSADGSYTERPDYAVVVFGETPYAEYQGDRESVLYQTEEGDADLALLRSLQAQGIPTLAVFISGRPLWVNQHLNASDAFIAAWLPGTQGGHGVADVVVGDADGAARYDFTGRLSFSWPQLASQTALNVGDADYDPLFAHGYGLSIGARADVGTLAEDPGLSEMQLAAAANSSFFLDGRAVAPWRIYLGDAANSRLKTEGDRFVTSDGGAVSFNSADRNRQEDTKIARWTGDGTGRVFVLGYDTVDFSRNLERDEAIVISLAMLEAPQSTVSASLGRANNSASVDLTEVLGQLSIGQWEEVSIPLRCFAGGSADFASVDMPLALETSGAFAIQLASMRIAPSRGRTVSCPQ; this comes from the coding sequence TTGGACAAATTTTCGACTGTCGCGCTTGGTGCGCTGACGATTGCGCTGGCCGGATGCGCGGGTCAGCCGGGAGTTGAGGCAGGCGTCCAGCAGGCCGGATCATATCAGTCTGCGATACAGGGTGACCTCCTCCCGGCAACCGAAGTCGAGCTGGGCCTGAGCGACTGGCCCGTGGTCGGATCGGCTGTGCCTGCCGATATGAACGAAGCGACCGAAGCGCGCATCGATGCGATCCTCGCGCGCATGACGGTGGAGGAGAAGGTCGGCCAGATCCTCCAGCCCGAAATCACCAACATCACGCCTGAAGAAGTGCGCGAATACAATATCGGATCGGTGCTCAATGGCGGTAACGGGCGGCCCAACCGCGATCCCTATGCGCCAGCATCGGCCTGGCTCGATCTTGCTGACGCATATTGGGAAGCCTCAACCGACACATCCGACGGCGGCGTAGGCGTTCCGATCATTTGGGGCATCGATTCGGTGCACGGCAACAACTCCTTCTTCGGCGGCACGATCTTTCCGCACAATATCGGCCTAGGCGCTGCCAACGACCCCGATTTGATGGTTGAGATTGGACGGGTGACCGCTGTCGAAACCGCAGCCATCGGCACCGACTGGACCTTTGCCCCCGCGCTTTCCATCCCGCGCGATGATCGCTGGGGCCGTTCCTATGAAGGCTATTCCGAAGAGCCGGTTATCGCCGGCGAACTTGGCGCGTCCTACACGCTAGGCCTGCAAGGCGATCCGCAAGGCGATTTCTTCCCGGCAGGCTCGATCATCGCCACGGCCAAGCACATGGTTGCAGATGGCGGCACGGAAAACGGCCGCGATCAGGGCGATGCCGTGGTGAGCGAAGATGAGCTGCGCGAGATCCACTGGGAGCCCTATGTCCCCACGCTGGAAGCTGGCGCGCAGACGATCATGGCATCCTATTCCAAATGGAACGGTGTGCGCATGCACGGCCACGGCCCGCTGCTGACCGAAATGCTGAAAGAGCACGCCGGTTTCGACGGGTTTGTGGTGGGCGATTTCAACGGCCACGCGCTCATCCCCGGATGCACCAATGGCGATTGCCCGGAGGCGCTGCTCGCGGGTGTCGACATGTACATGATCCCCGCCGATTGGCGCGAGCTCTACGACAGCCTGGTCGCGCAGGTTCACGATGGCACCATCCCGATGGCACGCCTCGATGATGCAGTGCGCCGTATCCTGCGCGTTAAGGAACGCGCCGGATTGTTCGACGCGCCGCGCCCGTCGGAGCGCCCCTTCGCTGGTGCGGAGAATATCGGTACGCCAGAACATCTCGAAGTCGCTCGCCGCGCGGCGCGCCAATCCATGGTGCTGCTGAAAGATGACGAGGAGATCCTGCCCTTCTCCGCCAGCTCCAACGTGCTCGTGACCGGGGCTGGAGCGGACAGCGTGCCCATGCTCGTTGGCGGATGGTCCATGAACTGGCAGGGCACCGGCCTGACGAATGACGATTTTCCCGGCTCTGCCAGCGTGTTTGACGGCCTGTCCGCAGCCCTGGCGCCGCATGGCGGCGAAGCCACACTGAGCGCAGACGGCAGCTACACGGAGCGTCCCGATTACGCAGTCGTTGTCTTCGGCGAGACACCTTACGCCGAATACCAGGGCGACCGCGAAAGCGTGCTCTATCAGACCGAAGAGGGCGATGCCGATCTTGCCCTGCTGCGCAGCCTGCAGGCACAGGGCATCCCCACGCTTGCGGTATTCATCAGTGGTCGCCCGCTTTGGGTGAACCAGCACCTCAATGCGTCCGACGCCTTCATCGCCGCCTGGCTTCCCGGTACGCAAGGTGGCCACGGCGTAGCAGACGTCGTGGTTGGAGATGCCGATGGCGCTGCTCGCTACGACTTCACCGGTCGTCTGTCCTTCTCCTGGCCGCAGCTTGCCAGCCAGACGGCGCTAAACGTCGGTGATGCGGACTACGATCCGTTGTTCGCCCATGGCTACGGGCTCTCGATCGGCGCGCGCGCAGATGTCGGCACGCTGGCCGAGGACCCGGGCCTCAGCGAGATGCAGCTCGCCGCTGCCGCCAACTCGTCCTTCTTCCTCGATGGCCGTGCAGTTGCACCATGGCGCATTTATCTCGGCGATGCCGCCAATTCGCGTCTCAAGACAGAAGGCGATCGCTTCGTCACCAGTGACGGCGGAGCAGTGTCGTTTAACAGCGCCGATCGCAATCGTCAGGAAGACACCAAGATCGCTCGATGGACCGGCGATGGCACCGGCCGCGTCTTCGTGCTGGGTTACGATACGGTCGATTTCTCCCGCAATCTTGAACGCGATGAGGCCATCGTGATCTCACTCGCGATGCTCGAAGCTCCCCAATCCACGGTTTCTGCGTCCCTTGGCCGTGCAAATAACTCTGCCAGCGTGGACTTGACTGAAGTTCTGGGGCAACTCTCCATCGGACAATGGGAAGAAGTAAGCATACCTCTGCGCTGCTTTGCCGGTGGCTCGGCCGATTTCGCATCGGTGGACATGCCGCTTGCCTTGGAGACTTCTGGAGCCTTTGCCATTCAGCTCGCCAGCATGCGGATCGCCCCTTCGCGCGGTCGCACGGTAAGCTGTCCACAATAG